The Arthrobacter sp. NicSoilC5 genome has a window encoding:
- a CDS encoding glycogen debranching N-terminal domain-containing protein: MAGWNADTAAGPVGAGTVTLVEGSCFCISAANGDIHPDLPHGVFHEDTRILSGWSMTVNGQPLEPLAAETKEPYRALFIGRVPRADGYADSPLIVERLREVAAGVVEEITIRNYSGNPVECSISVGVDSDFADLFEVKEARVQRRWDVTRGADGDSLIISAAWQDLRKAVLVRGRGAVASAGALTYRAVVPGYGQWSTRLSVAPAGQHNVTRPAGHGVSPSDRRHQEWVAKIPRLQMANRSIERTLRRSYDDLGALRIEDPEHPERIVVAAGAPWFMTLFGRDSLWASEMALPVDPSLALGTLQTLADRQGKVVDPMSEEEPGKILHEVRLGVSSGLALGGKSIYYGSVDATPQFVMTLASVSRWGFGKDAIAALLPNADRALDWVRTYGDKDGDGFVEYQRLNDQGLINQGWKDSWDGINFADGTIAEPPIALCEVQALVYSALLSRAWMAYDAGDAPLAARLTAEAAQLKKRFNEEFWLPERGYFAVALDGRKRPVDACASNMGQCMWHGIVDDDKVPLVAERLMSPEMFSGWGVRTLASNMGAYNPASYHNGSVWPHDNAIIAAGLMRYGFVEEAQRIASALLEAADFSGGRLPELFCGFSREQVAEPVPYPTACSPQAWAATAPIMLITCLMRYDAHVSRGGFWMDPALPQSYGNLHITNAPLAGGRITIDIKDGEPAVQGLPEGLTFHREHRPWLTELISQAGLDAKS; the protein is encoded by the coding sequence ATGGCTGGATGGAATGCAGACACAGCGGCGGGGCCTGTGGGCGCAGGGACCGTGACCCTGGTCGAAGGCTCATGTTTTTGTATCTCCGCAGCCAATGGTGATATCCACCCGGACCTGCCCCACGGCGTCTTCCATGAGGACACCCGCATCCTGTCGGGGTGGAGCATGACGGTGAACGGCCAGCCCCTTGAGCCGTTGGCGGCGGAGACGAAGGAACCCTACCGGGCACTGTTCATCGGCCGCGTTCCCCGGGCAGACGGGTATGCGGACAGCCCCTTGATCGTGGAGCGGCTGCGGGAAGTGGCGGCCGGAGTGGTTGAGGAGATTACGATCCGCAACTATTCCGGCAACCCCGTTGAATGCAGCATCTCCGTCGGTGTCGATTCGGACTTCGCCGATCTGTTCGAGGTGAAGGAGGCGAGGGTCCAGCGGCGGTGGGACGTCACCCGCGGAGCCGACGGCGATTCCCTGATTATCAGCGCGGCCTGGCAGGACCTGCGGAAAGCTGTCCTGGTCAGGGGACGCGGCGCCGTCGCCTCCGCCGGCGCACTCACATACCGCGCCGTGGTTCCCGGATACGGCCAGTGGAGCACGCGGTTGAGCGTGGCACCGGCAGGGCAGCACAACGTTACGCGCCCCGCCGGGCACGGGGTGTCACCGAGTGACCGGAGGCACCAGGAATGGGTTGCCAAAATCCCCAGGCTGCAGATGGCGAACCGGTCCATTGAACGCACGCTGCGGCGCAGCTATGACGACCTCGGCGCGCTCCGGATCGAGGACCCTGAGCATCCGGAACGGATAGTGGTGGCGGCCGGTGCCCCATGGTTCATGACCCTGTTCGGGCGTGATTCGCTGTGGGCTTCGGAGATGGCCCTGCCCGTGGACCCGTCCCTGGCATTGGGCACCCTGCAGACGCTGGCGGACCGGCAGGGCAAGGTAGTGGACCCGATGAGCGAGGAGGAACCCGGGAAGATCCTGCACGAAGTCCGGTTGGGCGTGTCCTCCGGGCTGGCGCTTGGCGGCAAATCCATCTACTACGGCAGCGTGGACGCCACCCCGCAGTTTGTGATGACCCTGGCATCGGTCAGCCGCTGGGGGTTCGGAAAGGACGCCATAGCCGCCCTCCTGCCCAACGCCGACCGGGCCCTGGACTGGGTCCGGACCTACGGCGACAAGGACGGCGACGGGTTCGTTGAGTACCAGCGCCTCAACGACCAGGGCCTTATCAACCAGGGGTGGAAGGACTCCTGGGACGGGATCAATTTCGCGGACGGAACCATTGCCGAGCCGCCCATCGCGCTTTGCGAGGTGCAGGCTCTGGTCTACTCAGCGCTGCTGTCCCGGGCATGGATGGCGTACGACGCCGGGGACGCGCCGTTGGCTGCCCGGCTCACCGCCGAGGCGGCGCAGTTGAAGAAAAGGTTCAATGAGGAATTCTGGCTGCCGGAACGTGGCTACTTCGCCGTTGCCCTGGACGGCCGCAAGCGGCCGGTTGATGCCTGCGCCTCGAATATGGGGCAGTGCATGTGGCACGGGATCGTTGACGATGACAAGGTGCCGCTGGTGGCTGAACGGCTGATGTCGCCGGAGATGTTCAGTGGCTGGGGTGTCCGGACCCTGGCCTCAAATATGGGGGCCTACAACCCGGCCAGCTACCACAACGGTTCAGTCTGGCCGCATGACAATGCCATTATTGCGGCCGGACTGATGCGGTACGGATTCGTCGAGGAGGCGCAGAGAATCGCCAGCGCCCTGCTCGAAGCCGCGGATTTTTCCGGCGGCCGGCTGCCGGAGTTGTTCTGTGGCTTCAGCCGCGAGCAGGTAGCCGAGCCGGTGCCCTACCCCACGGCCTGCTCCCCTCAAGCCTGGGCGGCCACCGCGCCGATCATGCTGATCACCTGCCTGATGCGGTACGACGCCCACGTCTCCCGTGGTGGTTTTTGGATGGATCCGGCGCTGCCCCAGTCCTACGGGAACCTGCACATCACCAACGCTCCCCTGGCCGGAGGCCGGATCACCATCGACATCAAAGACGGCGAACCTGCGGTGCAGGGCTTGCCGGAGGGCCTGACGTTCCACCGCGAACACCGGCCCTGGCTGACCGAGCTCATCTCCCAGGCCGGACTGGACGCCAAAAGCTAA
- a CDS encoding dihydrofolate reductase family protein: MGATPAEPSQAPLMVDLIISLDGYASAEGWPGWWGLEGPEYLAWLDQESANNYTFLLGANTYRLMYGMSAQAAANRSGFSEEEGASLTGLSAVPKIVFSSSLQSPLDWPNSTLVTGDAVDAVRELKRRGTGPLSTLGSISLARSLLVAGLVDRFRLVVFPVITGATGRERIFDGYPDVRLDMVQSRTFDGRLQLLEYVPTVLTGPPGTGQP; this comes from the coding sequence ATGGGCGCCACACCTGCCGAACCGTCCCAGGCACCCCTGATGGTGGACCTGATCATTTCGCTGGACGGTTACGCCTCCGCAGAGGGCTGGCCCGGGTGGTGGGGACTGGAGGGGCCCGAATACCTTGCCTGGCTGGACCAGGAATCGGCGAACAACTACACCTTCCTCCTGGGCGCGAATACGTACCGGCTGATGTACGGCATGTCTGCGCAGGCCGCGGCGAACCGGTCCGGTTTTTCCGAGGAGGAGGGCGCCAGCCTCACGGGGCTGTCCGCAGTACCGAAAATCGTGTTCTCTTCCTCGCTGCAGTCTCCCCTGGACTGGCCGAACTCGACCCTGGTAACCGGGGACGCGGTTGATGCGGTCCGCGAGCTGAAGCGCAGGGGAACGGGACCCCTGAGTACCTTGGGCAGCATCAGCCTGGCACGGTCGTTGCTGGTGGCGGGCCTCGTGGACCGGTTCCGGCTGGTGGTCTTCCCCGTCATTACCGGCGCCACCGGGCGGGAGCGGATCTTCGACGGATATCCCGACGTCCGGCTGGACATGGTGCAGAGCAGGACGTTTGACGGCAGGCTCCAGCTGCTGGAGTACGTTCCCACGGTACTCACCGGCCCGCCCGGCACCGGGCAACCGTGA
- a CDS encoding 5'-3' exonuclease, whose translation MPQRLMLLDTASLYFRAFYGLPDTIRRPDGTPVNAVRGLLDMIARLSTDYAATHLVACWDDDWRPQWRVDLIPTYKAHRVAQAVPGGTDVEVVPEGLEAQLPMIRRVLELAGIAIVGRAEHEADDVVGTYASQAGLPVDVVTGDRDLFQVCDDDRKVRVIYTARGMKNLEVITEETVVAKYKVLPQQYADYATLRGDASDGLPGVAGIGEKTAASLLLKYGTLERLLAAAEDDDGGVSGPVRAKLSAAAAYLEAAPAVVRLVRDLELPTLEQAGALLQPVTGDRRAELERLAIDWNLGGSVRRLLAALDQRAQPA comes from the coding sequence ATGCCCCAGCGCCTCATGCTGCTCGACACTGCCTCCTTGTACTTCCGCGCCTTCTACGGCCTGCCGGACACCATCCGCCGCCCGGACGGCACTCCGGTCAATGCCGTCCGCGGTCTGCTGGACATGATTGCCCGGCTCAGTACCGACTACGCGGCCACCCACCTGGTGGCCTGCTGGGACGATGACTGGCGGCCGCAGTGGCGGGTGGACCTGATCCCCACCTACAAAGCCCACCGGGTGGCGCAGGCGGTCCCCGGCGGCACCGACGTCGAAGTGGTGCCTGAGGGCCTGGAAGCGCAGCTGCCTATGATCCGCCGCGTGCTGGAGCTGGCCGGCATCGCCATTGTGGGAAGAGCGGAACATGAGGCCGACGACGTCGTGGGCACCTACGCCAGCCAGGCAGGCCTTCCCGTGGACGTCGTTACGGGCGACCGGGATCTGTTCCAGGTCTGCGACGACGACCGGAAGGTCCGGGTGATCTACACAGCCCGCGGCATGAAGAACCTCGAAGTCATCACCGAAGAAACCGTCGTGGCCAAGTACAAGGTCCTCCCGCAGCAGTACGCCGATTACGCCACGCTGCGCGGCGACGCCTCCGACGGCTTGCCCGGCGTGGCCGGGATCGGCGAGAAGACGGCGGCATCCCTGCTGCTCAAGTACGGCACCCTGGAACGGCTGCTGGCTGCTGCGGAAGACGACGACGGCGGCGTGTCCGGTCCCGTCCGGGCCAAACTCTCCGCCGCTGCCGCGTACCTCGAAGCAGCTCCCGCCGTCGTCCGCCTGGTGCGCGACCTCGAGCTGCCCACCCTTGAGCAGGCGGGCGCCCTGCTGCAGCCGGTGACGGGTGACCGGCGCGCCGAACTTGAGCGGCTGGCCATCGACTGGAACCTCGGCGGCTCCGTCCGCCGGCTGCTCGCCGCGCTGGACCAGCGGGCGCAGCCGGCATAA
- a CDS encoding flavin reductase family protein yields MTVTSDLAPRRLRDIFGTFASGLTVVTGSTPGGPVGFTCQSFASLSLEPALVTFSPARTSSTWPVLRRAGSFTVNILPAEHQHLAGQFARPGTDRFAGVAHTPSPLGNPVLENALAWIDCDLHAEYDGGDHTIVVAAVRHLHARGDAEPLLFFKGRYAGLAPAGHLLEAAG; encoded by the coding sequence ATGACAGTCACTTCAGATCTCGCTCCCCGCCGGCTTCGGGATATCTTCGGAACATTCGCCAGCGGCCTGACCGTGGTCACCGGTTCCACCCCCGGAGGGCCCGTGGGTTTCACCTGCCAGTCCTTTGCCTCCCTGTCGCTGGAACCGGCGCTCGTGACCTTCAGCCCGGCACGCACATCGAGCACGTGGCCGGTGCTGCGGAGGGCCGGTTCCTTCACCGTCAACATCCTCCCCGCGGAACACCAGCACCTCGCCGGACAGTTTGCCCGCCCGGGAACGGACAGGTTCGCGGGAGTCGCCCACACCCCCTCGCCGCTGGGGAATCCGGTCCTGGAGAACGCGCTCGCCTGGATCGACTGCGACCTCCATGCAGAGTACGACGGCGGTGACCACACCATTGTGGTGGCTGCCGTGCGGCACCTCCACGCGCGGGGCGACGCCGAGCCCCTGCTGTTCTTCAAGGGCCGGTACGCCGGACTCGCGCCGGCCGGGCACCTGCTCGAAGCGGCAGGCTGA
- the hrpB gene encoding ATP-dependent helicase HrpB, whose product MIPPDGNPAAGAFDLAAIGAGLAFQGSLPALQQAMKSGAAVVQAPPGTGKTTLVPPLLANLYGRSGRVIVTQPRRVAARAAARRLSALDGSGLGGRVGYTVRGERQAGPATRVEFVTPGILLRRLLADPALEGTAAVVLDEVHERGLETDLLVGMVAEVRALRGDLAVVAMSATLDATRFAALLADSDGGGPAPVVGCASVNYPLEVQWLPAPAARLDARGVAPAFLDHVAAAAADAHARALTADNAVDALVFLPGAREVSHVAAALRGRLGRSVEVLELHGQVAASEQDRAVSGRNPGDPPRIIASTDLAESSLTVPGVRLVVDSGLTREPRRDSGRGMSGLVTVSCSRASAEQRAGRAARQGPGQVVRCYTQQAYGAAPAHVTPEINVADLTGAALTLACWGAPGGKGLALPDAPPRLAMDDAVEVLRELGAVSDDGQVTAAGRALAAIPADPRLARALLDGGASTGRRLAAEVVAAVSGDHRAPGGDLPRLLAQLRADKGPAGKRWAEESRRLAAMAQRKGEVALPDSSGAAGGSDAVGAVVALAFPDRIGRRVPGSEGAGQYLLTSGTRAGLPAGSTLSGHEWLAVAEVSRASGRDAGGTGAVIRAAAPLAATMAETAASHLLADTVEADFSGGRLSARRTRRLGAIMLSATPVRPSAEQGRRAVAVALQSQGLAALPWSTAAASFRRRLAFLHRQLGGPWPDMSDTALLERLEEWLGPELEDLAAGKPLASLDLADPLRRLLPWPEAARLSELAPESLEVPSGSRIRIDYPEPGDDGAAPVVAVKLQECFGLAESPRLVDGRVPVLFHLLSPARRPLAVTDDLTSFWSGPYTQVRGEMRGRYPKHPWPEDPWTAPATARTKQRR is encoded by the coding sequence GTGATCCCTCCTGACGGCAACCCCGCTGCCGGTGCCTTCGACCTTGCTGCCATCGGTGCCGGTCTGGCCTTCCAAGGCTCCCTGCCCGCACTGCAGCAGGCAATGAAAAGCGGCGCCGCCGTTGTCCAGGCTCCGCCGGGCACCGGCAAAACCACGCTCGTTCCGCCGCTGCTCGCCAATCTGTATGGCCGGTCCGGCCGCGTCATCGTCACCCAGCCCCGAAGGGTTGCCGCCCGGGCCGCCGCCCGCCGCCTCTCCGCCCTGGACGGCAGTGGCCTTGGCGGCCGCGTGGGCTACACGGTGCGCGGGGAACGCCAGGCGGGCCCGGCCACCCGGGTTGAGTTTGTCACCCCGGGCATCCTGTTGCGCCGGCTGCTGGCAGATCCCGCGCTCGAGGGGACGGCCGCCGTCGTCCTGGACGAAGTGCACGAGCGCGGCCTGGAAACGGACCTCCTGGTCGGCATGGTCGCGGAGGTCCGGGCGCTGCGCGGTGACCTCGCCGTCGTCGCCATGTCCGCAACGCTGGACGCAACCCGCTTCGCGGCGCTGCTGGCCGATTCCGACGGCGGCGGCCCGGCACCCGTGGTCGGCTGCGCTTCAGTGAATTATCCGCTGGAAGTGCAGTGGCTCCCGGCACCGGCGGCGCGGCTGGACGCCAGGGGAGTGGCGCCTGCCTTCCTGGACCACGTTGCAGCGGCAGCGGCGGACGCCCATGCCCGTGCACTCACCGCGGACAACGCCGTGGATGCCCTCGTGTTCCTTCCGGGCGCCAGGGAAGTCTCGCACGTGGCCGCGGCGCTCCGCGGCCGGCTGGGCCGCAGCGTAGAGGTGCTGGAACTTCACGGCCAGGTGGCGGCATCGGAGCAGGACCGGGCCGTGTCCGGGCGGAACCCCGGAGATCCCCCGCGGATCATAGCCTCCACCGATCTTGCCGAGTCCTCCCTGACGGTGCCCGGCGTCCGGCTGGTGGTCGACTCCGGCCTGACCCGGGAACCGCGGCGCGACTCAGGCCGCGGCATGAGCGGGCTGGTCACGGTCTCCTGCTCCCGGGCGTCGGCAGAGCAACGCGCCGGCCGCGCCGCACGGCAGGGTCCGGGGCAGGTGGTCCGCTGCTACACCCAGCAGGCCTACGGTGCGGCTCCGGCCCACGTCACCCCGGAAATCAACGTGGCAGACCTGACCGGCGCCGCCCTCACCCTGGCATGCTGGGGAGCGCCCGGCGGGAAGGGCCTCGCGCTCCCGGACGCGCCGCCCCGCCTGGCCATGGACGACGCCGTCGAGGTACTCCGGGAACTGGGCGCGGTATCGGACGACGGGCAGGTGACGGCCGCGGGCCGGGCCCTCGCTGCAATCCCCGCCGATCCCCGGCTGGCCCGGGCACTGCTCGACGGCGGCGCCTCCACCGGCCGCCGGCTCGCCGCCGAAGTGGTGGCCGCGGTCTCCGGAGACCACCGCGCACCTGGCGGCGACCTGCCCAGGCTGCTGGCGCAGCTCCGCGCGGACAAAGGCCCGGCGGGGAAGCGCTGGGCGGAGGAGTCCAGGCGGCTGGCTGCCATGGCGCAGCGGAAAGGCGAGGTCGCCCTGCCGGATTCCTCCGGCGCCGCGGGAGGCTCCGACGCGGTGGGCGCCGTCGTCGCCCTCGCGTTTCCCGACCGCATAGGCCGCCGCGTGCCGGGCAGCGAGGGGGCAGGACAGTACCTGCTGACATCCGGCACCCGGGCAGGCCTGCCCGCGGGCAGCACGTTGTCAGGCCACGAGTGGCTGGCCGTGGCCGAAGTGTCCCGGGCCTCGGGCCGGGACGCGGGGGGCACCGGCGCCGTGATCCGGGCCGCCGCACCCCTGGCCGCCACCATGGCCGAAACGGCGGCGTCGCACCTGCTGGCAGACACGGTGGAAGCGGACTTCAGCGGAGGCCGGCTGAGCGCGCGCAGGACACGGCGGCTGGGTGCCATCATGCTCTCGGCCACGCCGGTACGCCCCAGCGCCGAACAGGGACGGAGGGCCGTGGCGGTCGCATTGCAGTCCCAGGGGCTGGCGGCCCTGCCCTGGTCGACGGCGGCGGCTTCCTTCCGGCGCAGGCTCGCGTTCCTGCACCGCCAGCTGGGAGGGCCCTGGCCGGATATGTCGGACACCGCGCTGCTGGAGCGGCTGGAAGAGTGGCTGGGGCCCGAACTGGAGGACCTTGCGGCCGGGAAACCGTTGGCCTCCCTGGACCTGGCGGACCCCCTGCGCCGCCTCCTGCCCTGGCCGGAAGCGGCCCGGCTAAGTGAGCTGGCCCCCGAAAGCCTTGAGGTCCCCAGCGGCTCCCGCATCCGGATCGATTATCCGGAACCGGGCGATGATGGTGCGGCGCCCGTCGTCGCTGTGAAACTGCAGGAGTGTTTCGGACTCGCCGAGTCCCCGCGGCTTGTGGACGGGCGCGTACCGGTCCTGTTCCACCTGCTCTCCCCGGCCCGGCGGCCCCTCGCCGTGACGGATGACCTGACCTCTTTCTGGTCCGGCCCGTACACCCAGGTCCGGGGCGAAATGCGCGGCCGCTACCCCAAACACCCCTGGCCCGAGGACCCCTGGACGGCCCCCGCCACCGCACGCACCAAGCAACGCCGGTAG
- a CDS encoding alpha/beta family hydrolase, which produces MPASDEQLTVAVGDASFSAVYARPADATATVVVAHGAGAGMEHPFLHGFTDALNSLGLATLRFNFPYREAGRKFPDRPPMALAAWRAAMAAARAQADAHGDRGPVWAAGKSFGGRMASMAAAEGMDVAGLVYLGYPLHAPGKPEKLRDEHLYGLGAPMLFLQGTRDTFATPRILEDVVSRIGPNAVLQWAEGGDHSFAVAGKKRPAGEVGASLAAPVAAFIAAHS; this is translated from the coding sequence ATGCCAGCATCCGATGAGCAGCTCACCGTCGCCGTGGGGGACGCCTCGTTTTCCGCCGTTTACGCCCGCCCTGCAGATGCCACCGCCACCGTGGTGGTGGCACACGGCGCCGGCGCCGGCATGGAGCACCCTTTCCTTCACGGCTTCACCGATGCCCTGAACAGCCTGGGCCTGGCCACCCTGCGCTTCAATTTCCCCTACCGCGAGGCGGGGCGGAAGTTCCCTGACCGTCCTCCCATGGCCCTCGCCGCCTGGCGGGCCGCCATGGCCGCCGCGCGGGCGCAGGCAGACGCCCACGGTGACCGCGGCCCCGTGTGGGCGGCGGGCAAGTCGTTCGGGGGGAGGATGGCGTCCATGGCTGCAGCCGAAGGCATGGACGTGGCGGGGCTGGTCTACCTGGGCTATCCCCTGCACGCTCCCGGGAAGCCGGAGAAGCTCCGGGATGAACACCTGTACGGGCTGGGCGCCCCGATGCTGTTCCTGCAGGGAACCCGGGACACGTTTGCCACACCGAGGATCCTTGAGGATGTGGTCTCCCGGATCGGCCCCAACGCCGTGCTCCAGTGGGCGGAGGGCGGTGACCACTCCTTCGCGGTGGCGGGAAAGAAGCGGCCGGCCGGGGAAGTTGGCGCATCCCTGGCAGCCCCTGTGGCCGCGTTCATCGCAGCGCACAGCTAA
- the ligD gene encoding non-homologous end-joining DNA ligase, with protein sequence MASEQTTITVQGPNGPRDMRISSPSRVLWPDLGLTKLDLVNYICDVGEAFIAANGDRPVSLQRYSGNIDGEMFFSKNPPKGTPDFIRSVKVVYPSARSHPQLVFDEPAAAVWAVQMNTVVFHPWPSRAENTDNPDQLRIDLDPQPGTDFDDAVPAALVLKEVLGEAGLTCFIKTSGNRGLHVYAPIEPTREFLDVRHAVIAAAREVERRIPDKVTTAWWKEERGQRVFLDFNQANRDRTIAGAYSPRALPHAPVSCPLGWDELETADPKNFTILTVPERLKTVGDPWADFSAAPGTIDTLLQWWDRDCKAGLGELPFPPDYPKMPGEPPRVQPSRARKQD encoded by the coding sequence ATGGCGAGTGAACAGACCACCATCACCGTGCAAGGCCCCAACGGACCGCGCGACATGCGCATTTCCAGTCCCAGCCGCGTTCTCTGGCCGGACCTGGGCCTCACCAAGCTGGACCTGGTGAACTACATCTGCGATGTGGGGGAGGCGTTCATCGCCGCCAACGGGGACCGGCCCGTCTCACTTCAGCGGTATTCGGGCAACATCGACGGCGAGATGTTCTTCTCCAAGAACCCGCCCAAGGGCACGCCGGACTTCATCCGCTCCGTCAAAGTTGTCTACCCCAGTGCCCGGTCCCACCCCCAGCTTGTGTTCGACGAGCCTGCGGCCGCCGTCTGGGCCGTCCAGATGAACACGGTGGTGTTCCACCCCTGGCCTTCGCGCGCCGAAAACACTGACAACCCCGACCAGCTGCGCATCGACCTCGACCCGCAGCCCGGCACCGACTTCGATGACGCCGTCCCGGCCGCCCTGGTGCTGAAGGAAGTCCTTGGCGAGGCCGGGCTCACCTGCTTCATCAAGACCTCCGGGAACCGGGGCCTGCACGTTTACGCCCCGATCGAACCCACCCGCGAGTTCCTGGACGTCCGCCACGCCGTCATTGCCGCCGCCCGGGAAGTGGAACGGCGCATCCCGGACAAGGTGACCACGGCCTGGTGGAAGGAAGAACGCGGCCAGCGGGTGTTCCTGGACTTCAACCAGGCCAACCGCGACCGCACCATCGCCGGAGCCTACAGCCCGCGTGCCCTCCCGCACGCCCCCGTGTCCTGCCCGCTGGGCTGGGATGAACTGGAAACCGCGGATCCGAAGAACTTCACCATCCTTACCGTGCCGGAGCGGCTGAAGACGGTGGGTGACCCGTGGGCGGACTTCAGTGCCGCTCCCGGCACCATCGACACCCTGCTGCAGTGGTGGGACCGTGACTGCAAGGCCGGCCTGGGAGAACTGCCCTTCCCGCCCGATTACCCCAAGATGCCGGGCGAACCGCCGCGGGTGCAGCCCAGCAGGGCGCGCAAGCAGGACTGA
- a CDS encoding L-threonylcarbamoyladenylate synthase, whose protein sequence is MARFFDVHPHDPQPRAIAQAVKIIRDGGLIAYPTDSCYALGAQMGNREALDRIRSIRHLDDKHHFTLVCRDFAQLGQFVNIGNDVFRSIKAVTPGSYTFILPATKEVPKRLLHPKKKTVGVRIPDNRVVQALLAELGEPLLSSTLLLPDEEEPLTVGWEIKERLDHQVDAVIDAGDCGAEPTTVVDFSSGVAEVVRRGMGDPSRFE, encoded by the coding sequence ATGGCCAGATTCTTTGACGTTCATCCCCACGACCCCCAGCCCCGCGCCATCGCGCAGGCAGTGAAGATTATCCGCGACGGCGGCCTGATCGCGTACCCCACGGACTCCTGCTACGCGCTGGGGGCACAGATGGGAAACCGGGAGGCCCTGGACCGGATCAGGAGCATCCGGCACCTGGATGACAAGCACCACTTCACACTGGTGTGCCGGGATTTCGCGCAGCTGGGACAGTTCGTGAACATCGGCAACGACGTCTTCCGGAGCATCAAGGCCGTTACCCCCGGCAGCTACACGTTCATCCTGCCCGCCACCAAGGAGGTTCCCAAGCGGCTGCTCCACCCCAAGAAGAAGACGGTGGGGGTGCGCATCCCGGACAACCGTGTGGTCCAGGCGCTGCTCGCCGAACTGGGCGAGCCGCTGCTGTCCAGCACCCTGCTGCTGCCGGACGAGGAGGAACCGCTGACCGTGGGCTGGGAGATTAAGGAACGCCTGGACCACCAGGTGGATGCCGTGATTGACGCCGGCGACTGCGGCGCCGAGCCCACCACCGTTGTCGACTTCTCCAGCGGTGTGGCCGAGGTTGTGCGCCGCGGCATGGGCGATCCGTCCCGCTTCGAGTGA